A genomic stretch from Fodinibius salinus includes:
- a CDS encoding universal stress protein: MLDNIKEILLPTDFSKPAQNALQYALEIADKCDADLSIMHSVKQPYTYGSETMMEELISQNRYSDLSITTSIELGSTVPNILESSGDLIIMGSTGKSNIGKMLFGSISSDIMLQSPVPVLVVPADQPYSDFSHMTFATDFHNRNLEILHQLTKWAELFNAKITVLHIAAEDNLETKAKFRGFKEIANEEISYSQLNFRLLIEKDFYTGISAFLDDEANELIVMTRRQKTFFQSLVEEEHIQKTVYTKMPILVLPEE; the protein is encoded by the coding sequence CCTGCCCAAAATGCTTTGCAATATGCCTTAGAAATTGCTGACAAATGCGATGCTGATTTATCAATTATGCACTCTGTGAAACAGCCATATACGTACGGATCAGAAACAATGATGGAAGAGTTAATTAGTCAAAATAGGTACAGTGATTTGTCAATCACTACCAGTATCGAATTGGGTAGTACGGTTCCCAATATTCTAGAATCTTCTGGTGATCTGATTATTATGGGATCAACAGGAAAATCTAACATAGGAAAAATGCTGTTTGGCAGTATCTCATCAGATATTATGCTCCAATCACCAGTACCCGTCCTTGTCGTTCCTGCAGATCAGCCTTATTCAGATTTTAGCCATATGACCTTTGCAACTGATTTCCACAACAGAAATCTGGAAATCCTCCATCAGCTAACTAAATGGGCTGAACTTTTTAACGCCAAAATTACGGTACTCCATATTGCTGCTGAAGATAATCTGGAAACAAAAGCAAAGTTTAGGGGATTCAAAGAAATAGCTAATGAAGAAATTAGCTATTCACAACTTAACTTCAGACTACTTATCGAAAAAGATTTTTATACCGGCATATCTGCTTTTCTAGATGACGAAGCCAACGAACTTATTGTAATGACACGACGCCAAAAAACATTTTTCCAATCTCTTGTGGAAGAAGAGCATATCCAAAAAACGGTATATACAAAAATGCCCATACTCGTTTTACCCGAAGAATAA